Genomic segment of bacterium:
TGATCGGGTTGTTTATATCCGAGCTGACTTCTATGGTGGGATTTGGGTTAAGGAAGGTAATGAATATTCAAGAAATCTTGAAAAAGCATTTGAGCGTGTATGCATATTTAGAAAAAAGTATATGGACAGATATATGGACCAATTTCACAATTGGGAGGGATCCAAAGAAAGTTACGAGCACCCACATACATTGATCAAAAGACTGGCAAACAAGTCCAAAATCCCATTGAGGTTTGAGGAAGAAAATGTTCCTTCAGATGTAAGTGAAATAGAGATAAGCATTTTTCTCAGTTACAGCCATAAAGATGAGGAAATAGGCCAAAGGTTTGCTAGTGATCTCAAGAAGGAGGCTAAAGCAGAGATATGGTTCGATAGATGGGAGGAAAAATCTCGCGATCCACGAACTTTACTTGATGAGTGGCTATCTAAAGCAATATCTGATTGCCAGTCTTTCGTTGCAATATTGACCAAGCATTCAATAGGATCAGATTGGGTAAAGAAAGAGATTCAATGGGCGAATGAGATGTCTATACAAAAGAAAAACTTTCACTTAGTATTTTTGGATATGGAACAAGTTGGGTGGCCATTTGGTGAGACCAAGAACGGGAAGCTAATTGATTGTTATGAACTATCCAAAGGAGAAATAGCTGAAGAATTGTATGCAGCTGTTTATGGAAGAATAGGAAGGCAACAATGGCT
This window contains:
- a CDS encoding toll/interleukin-1 receptor domain-containing protein, encoding MAGIGNYFHGEKGKVLDLYLLPSGDMLFLEMEITGNPHRKYAADYGSDIGIDPSIRVGDRVVYIRADFYGGIWVKEGNEYSRNLEKAFERVCIFRKKYMDRYMDQFHNWEGSKESYEHPHTLIKRLANKSKIPLRFEEENVPSDVSEIEISIFLSYSHKDEEIGQRFASDLKKEAKAEIWFDRWEEKSRDPRTLLDEWLSKAISDCQSFVAILTKHSIGSDWVKKEIQWANEMSIQKKNFHLVFLDMEQVGWPFGETKNGKLIDCYELSKGEIAEELYAAVYGRIGRQQWLKEQQKKSSWLWRIFGWLLR